One window of Kryptolebias marmoratus isolate JLee-2015 linkage group LG3, ASM164957v2, whole genome shotgun sequence genomic DNA carries:
- the pcm1 gene encoding pericentriolar material 1 protein isoform X1 has protein sequence MATGGTPLDDTAEELHNWTVTNGSLEDRLNNMDWGGQQKKANRSSEKNKKKLSAAVVESRLTNDISPESTPGTGRRKARTPHSFPHIKYTTQMSVPDQAELDKLRQRINLTDLDERSIGSDSQGRVTAANNQRQLAGENKKPHNYLPLHVNTNKSKELLHPSASAPTTPATTKEIKKQSPGLRVTLTPLVPAKESPRLSRGAAERGPVMQREHGRREPKLDSSQVVSKLLQIRDYISKARSMRDDLVEKNDVPANVERLSHLIEHLKEQEKSYLHFLQKMLAQESDGGVGLDSAVGSGSLADSASLNVEVRSLDASNTTADVPEAVRADQREELENLRKQHELLKKMLEQQEQLRALQGQQEALMAMQRSAEQALAVIEDTVVTETTGSVSGLSITSELNDELNDLIQRFHNQLHDSQTKAVPDNRRQAQSLSLSREVGWSRTPQAVGPPQHRPVLHSASGPHTDLDSEATAAGAKLTKLQELQDKKQTMDKILQELHSLRDQTLNNSSCRGLSAQCTSSIEGSSDCPSALCSNGAMASTSFQPLLTQRQQQQQEGPSSSDKLRKLKEVHKRLNELRELVQYYEQTSDMMVDAVNENVKEEVDEDEEDETEDGSMFETMFDSEQENRQPVTNIRNPPRSRNWADLNSLTNGRSVRSGTTNNCDGRLNTECEINNRTAANLRSLNITTPIDCQYNRDIPYDQVKDEDEDEDCMDNNEGAQALVPDSASESSQRSSLGNDADFTPKVHRQTAKQKLRQLQELVAMVQSDDTDGTTANEDEVLHQQPNNTRAPTSGRSGAGPKQSPRDLALSSKAREKLYEEKLRQQKQELKQLHEERQRLIEIQGKIQDLQWACPDLQSSVSSTVSQQGLLRKVPIAVSTPVTGQPSSSSGPKTNLAVLKPTAPEAASSSVTDNEQLWSEMRRRQILREDLRQRRKHLESLMAEHQRRSGLCDSPCQVEDQEDNATNSQPVNRDERTMATWGSSSGHLDDDDDENEEEDEYRSEICAEEEEDQEECTESSSDDDIHVFSPSMNQCSYSNRKNQGSNLKPPAAFSGEGGGHLHNKTKVKQQSRTSNQPAGQHAGIRRQENLRWPSELSFVDGTHQWQEQISQLQRQLDFSTSMCQTLLQDQQTLSYMLQTLLTGQYSVLPNNLSSPQVQLVMHQLNQCYTQLTWQQNNVQRLKQVLNDLIRQQQQQQQQQSSAAGWQTQKRGSGQDSSPGPSASPGIFLPYPSALHPSALNTTNSVSPPFLPSFNLYPSFPGAMGEFPQGAVGPATPEHQKLQLDPSTPIKPEYMTFPPPLQRSPLNTSAERRPAARLNTSYTKNITRHHTSKTDLQESPSSSPTFAKLHSRQLEFDKESQESFSSIPDPVDPTTITKSFKAGRKASAQANLASRSKTSKNRRRRNKGHSKNSEGHESDSVSSTADFAHQRAASSHQRDQNQRLLDKLTQEKLDSKAKLGNKRNDLSSAYAWRTPFLSNRIACTEAPDASSDFSLFEALRETIYSEVATLISQNESRPHFLIELFHELQLLNTDYLRQRALFCLQDLVTKHLAVRSAAEHQLPPLGPAVWTAGSQSELTPSQSLITSDEEVVEKNLRHVQDLKRKDEAESVDNDSNMSTSSNLEPFANDDLGNTVIHLDKALARIREYERMKLKAEFNHCNASAADVNSSEVSNAERASANPAEPDEEGAAAADVHCPQIDTQQLDRQIKAIMTEVIPFLKENMNEVCSHQLLTSVRRMVLTLTQQNDESKEFVRFFHKQLGGILQESLSKFVGRTLKDCGEDLLVEISEILFNELAFFKLMQDLDSSSNTLAAKHQNKKTAEKSSKPKEVLDENTEVGADKSVSSAYADEDKDQDEAEKEGNSALQEHYLQADLKSSRSSEAEEEEEEDEGHRQAVHLSINLSKAETQALTNYGSGEDEDEDEEIEEFEAGPVDVQTSLQASAVGQVEQELSATATTSSEIQEIKPEPTSSEINDVLAEVNTSTEKVEEHTDVENQNPEEESKAGAAAPSEGGSPDVPKDSTATSSPNTDSPVLVSVDEMGSGNTSQKSDEDDFVKVDDLPLQLTVMCEEELQKRIVEEQQNNNLSVEILNGNTELVTGLVGNAQALKEPETDGAENI, from the exons ATGGCAACCGGAGGCACTCCTTTAGATGACACTGCAGAGGAGCTGCACAACTGGACTGTAACCAATGGCAGTCTGGAAGACAGGCTGAACAACATG GACTGGGGTGGGCAGCAGAAAAAAGCCAACCGATCATCtgagaagaacaagaaaaagcTGTCTGCTGCGGTGGTGGAGAGTCGCCTGACTAATGATATTTCGCCGGAATCCACCCCAGGGACCGGCCGCAGGAAAGCCCGCACTCCTCATTCCTTCCCCCACATCAAATACACTACTCAGATGTCTGTCCCAGACCAGGCTGAACTGGACAAGCTCCGGCAGAGGATAAATTTGACAGATCTGGATGAG AGGAGCATTGGCAGTGACTCCCAGGGGCGCGTCACAGCGGCCAACAACCAGCGGCAGTTAGCTGGAGAGAACAAGAAGCCCCACAACTACCTGCCTCTGCATGTAAACACGAACAAAAGCAAAGAGCTGCTCCATCCCTCAGCCTCTGCTCCAACCACCCCAGCTACCACCAAGGAAATCAAGAAGCAGAGCCCGGGACTCAGGGTGACACTGACCCCCTTGGTTCCTGCTAAAGAATCTCCCAGGCTCAGCCGCGGCGCCGCAGAGAGAGGTCCCGTAATGCAGAGAGAGCACGGGAGACGAGAGCCAAAATTAGACAGCAGCCAG GTGGTGAGCAAGTTGTTACAGATTCGGGACTACATCAGTAAGGCCAGATCCATGAGGGATGATCTGGTGGAAAAGAATGACGTGCCAGCCAACGTGGAGCGCCTTTCTCATCTCATCGAGCACCTCAAAGAGCAGGAGAAGTCCTATTTACATTTCCTGCAGAAAATGCTC GCGCAGGAGAGTGATGGTGGTGTTGGACTGGACTCTGCAGTTGGCTCTGGTTCACTGGCAGATAGCGCTTCTCTCAATGTAGAGGTTCGGTCTTTAGACGCTTCAAACACAACA GCTGACGTTCCAGAAGCTGTGCGTGCTGACCAGAGGGAAGAATTAGAGAATCTGCGTAAGCAGCACGAGCTGCTGAAGAAGATGCTGGAACAGCAAGAACAGCTCAGGGCCCTGCAAGGCCAACAAGAAGCACTCATGGCTATGCAGCGCAGTGCAGAACAGGCACTCGCTGTGATTGAGGACACTG tTGTCACGGAAACCACTGGGAGTGTTTCTGGCCTGAGCATCACATCAGAACTGAACGATGAGTTAAATGACTTAATCCAGCGTTTTCACAACCAGCTACACGACTCTCag ACTAAAGCAGTGCCAGATAACCGTCGTCAGGCACAGAGTCTTTCGCTCTCCAGAGAAGTGGGCTGGTCTAGGACTCCCCAGGCTGTTGGTCCACCTCAACATAGGCCGGTCCTTCACTCTGCTTCTGGCCCACACACGGACTTAGACTCTGAAGCAACAGCTGCCGGTGCCAAACTCACCAAGCTGCAAGAACTCcaagacaaaaagcaaacaatggACAAGATTCTACAAGAGCTGCATTCGCTCAGAGACCAGACACTAAACAACAGCTCAT GTCGCGGCTTGTCAGCACAGTGCACTTCCAGTATAGAAGGATCCTCGGATTGTCCATCTGCTCTCTGCTCTAACGGGGCCATGGCTTCCACTTCTTTTCAACCTTTACTGACACAAcgacagcaacaacaacaggaggGCCCCAGCTCCTCTGACAAGCTTAG GAAGCTAAAGGAGGTGCATAAGCGCCTGAATGAGCTGAGGGAACTGGTTCAGTACTATGAACAGACTTCTGATATGATGGTGGATGCAGTCAATGAGAACGTGAAAGAGGAGGttgatgaggatgaggaagacGAGACGGAGGACGGATCTATGTTTGAAACCATGTTTGACTCGGAGCAGGAGAATCGTCAGCCTGTAACTAACATCAG AAACCCACCGCGCAGCAGGAACTGGGCAGACTTGAACAGCCTGACCAATGGGCGCAGTGTCAGGAGTGGTACGACTAACAACTGTGATGGCAGACTCAACACAGAGTGCGAGATCAACAACCGGACGGCGGCCAACCTCCGCAGCCTCAACATCACCACGCCCATAG ATTGTCAGTACAACAGGGACATCCCTTACGATCAGGTAAAGGATGAAGACGAGGATGAGGATTGTATGGATAATAACGAAGGGGCACAGGCTCTGGTTCCAGACAGTGCGTCGGAGTCCAGTCAGCGGAGCAGCCTTGGGAATGATGCGGATTTCACTCCAAAGGTTCACCGGCAGACAGCCAAGCAGAAACTCCGGCAGCTACAGGAGCTGGTGGCAATGGTTCAG AGTGACGACACAGATGGAACAACAGCAAATGAAGACGAAGTTTTACACCAACAGCCAAATAACACCAGAGCTCCAACATCTGGCAGGTCGGGGGCTGGACCTAAACAGAGTCCCAGAGATCTCGCCCTCTCCAGCAAGGCCAG AGAGAAGCTGTACGAGGAGAAACTGCGTCAGCAGAAGCAGGAGCTCAAGCAGCTCCACGAAGAACGTCAGAGACTCATTGAAATCCAAGGCAAGATCCAGGACTTGCAGTGGGCTTGTCCCGATCTTCAG TCATCAGTGTCCAGCACTGTTAGTCAGCAGGGTCTGCTGAGAAAGGTTCCGATTGCAGTTTCCACTCCAGTTACTGGCCAGCCTTCTTCATCCTCCGGACCCAAAACCAACTTAGCTGTCCTCAAACCCACGGCTCCTGAGGCAGCCTCTTCTTCTGTCACTGATAATGAG CAGCTTTGGTCAGAAATGCGTCGACGACAGATTTTGCGAGAAGATCTGCGACAGCGCCGAAAGCATCTGGAGTCGTTGATGGCTGAACACCAGAGGCGGAGTGGTCTCTGCGACTCGCCCTGCCAGGTTGAAGACCAAGAGGACAACGCTACAAATTCACAGCCTGTCAACAGAGATGAAAG AACAATGGCCACCTGGGGTTCCAGTTCAGGCCATCTTGATGATGACGACGATGAAAATGAGGAAGAGGACGAGTATCGCTCAGAAATATGTgccgaggaggaagaggatcaGGAAGAATGTACAGAAAGCAGCTCTGATGACGACATCCACGTCTTCTCGCCGAGCATGAACCAGTGCTCCTACAGCAACAGGAAGAATCAAGGAAG CAATCTGAAGCCTCCAGCAGCCTTTTCAGGTGAGGGTGGTGGGCATCTTCACAACAAGACCAAGGTGAAGCAGCAGTCCCGAACTTCAAACCAGCCTGCAGGCCAGCACGCAGGCATACGTCGACAGGAGAACCTGCGCTGGCCCTCTGAGCTCTCTTTTGTCGACGGTACACATCAGTGGCAGGAGCAGATCAGCCAGCTACAGAGGCAGTTGGACTTCAGTACCAGCATGTGTCAGACACTCCTGCAGGATCAGCAG actCTATCATACATGCTGCAAACTCTGCTGACCGGCCAGTACAGCGTGTTACCCAACAACCTGTCGTCACCACAAGTGCAACTGGTCATGCATCAGCTGAACCAGTGCTACACCCAGCTGACCTGGCAGCAGAACAACGTACAAAG ACTAAAGCAGGTCCTGAACGACCTGATtcgccagcagcagcagcagcagcagcagcagtcctCAGCAGCAGGCTGGCAGACACAGAAGCGGGGCTCAGGACAGGATTCCAGCCCCGGCCCCTCGGCGTCCCCTGGCATCTTCCTCCCCTACCCCTCTGCTTTACATCCTTCAGctctaaacacaacaaactctGTGTCGCCTCCATTCCTTCCCA GCTTTAACTTGTATCCATCATTTCCTGGTGCCATGGGTGAATTTCCTCAAGGTGCAGTCGGCCCAGCTACTCCTGAGCATCAGAAGCTTCAGCTGGATCCCAGCACCCCTATTAAACCAGAGTACATGACTTTCCCTCCTCCGCTGCAGCGCTCTCCTCTTAACACTTCCGCTGAAAGAAG ACCGGCTGCCCGACTTAACACATCCTACACAAAGAATATAACACGGCATCACACATCTAAAACCGACCTTCAAGAgtctccctcttcctcccccaCCTTTGCCAAACTTCACTCAAGACAGCTGGAGTTCGACAAGGAGTCACAGGAAAGCTTCAGCAGCATCCCCGATCCTGTTGATCCGACTACAATCACAAAGTCCTTTAAGGCTGGAAGGAAGGCCTCTGCACAAGCCAACCTGGCCTCACGAAGCAAAACGTCCAAGAACAGACGCAGGAGGAACAAAGGGCACAGCAAGAACAGTGAAG gccATGAAAGTGACAGTGTCAGCAGCACTGCAGACTTTGCCCACCAGAGGGCAGCCTCGTCTCATCAGAGGGACCAGAATCAGAGACTGTTGGACAAACTGACTCAAGAAAAACTAGACAGCAAGGCTAAGCTGGGGAATAAAAGAAATGACCTCTCCTCTG CTTATGCTTGGAGGACACCCTTCCTCTCTAACAGAATTGCATGCACAGAAGCACCAG ATGCGAGCAGTGACTTCTCGCTCTTCGAAGCTCTGAGGGAGACCATCTACTCTGAGGTGGCCACTTTGATTTCCCAGAACGAGTCGAGACCCCACTTTCTCATCGAGCTCTTCcatgagctgcagctcctcaacACGGACTATTTACGCCAGCGAGCTCTGTTTTGCCTGCAG GACTTGGTGACGAAGCACCTGGCAGTGAGGAGCGCAGCAGAGCACCAGTTGCCCCCTCTTGGCCCTGCTGTGTGGACAGCAGGCTCTCAGTCTGAGCTGACACCCAGCCAGAGTCTGATCACCAGCGATGAA GAGGTGGTGGAGAAGAACTTGAGGCACGTGCAGGACTTAAAGAGGAAGGACGAAGCAGAGTCGGTGGATAACGACAGCAACATGTCGACCTCCTCCAACCTGGAACCTTTTGCTAATGATGACCTGG GCAACACGGTGATTCATTTAGACAAAGCTCTGGCAAGGATTAGGGAGTATGAGCGCATGAAGCTTAAAGCTGAGTTTAACCACTGCAACGCCAGTGCTGCAGATGTGAACAGTTCTGAAGTCTCAAATGCCGAACGTGCTTCTGCTAACCCCGCAGAACCAGACGAAG aaggagctgcagctgcagatgtgcaCTGCCCTCAGATTGACACCCAACAGCTGGATCGTCAGATCAAAGCCATCATGACGGAAGTCATTCCCTTTCTGAAG gaGAACATGAACGAGGTGTGTTCACACCAGCTGCTGACATCTGTGCGGCGCATGGTGCTCACGCTCACCCAGCAAAACGACGAGAGCAAAGAGTTTGTCCGCTTTTTCCACAAGCAGCTGGGAGGTATCCTGCAG GAATCTCTCAGTAAATTTGTGGGCCGTACTTTGAAGGACTGTGGGGAGGACCTGTTGGTGGAGATTTCAGAGATCCTCTTCAATGAACTGGCCTTCTTTAAGCTCATGCAGGATttggacagcagcagcaacaccttggctgccaaacaccaaaataagaaaacagccGAAAAATCCAGCAAACCAAAAGAAGTTCTTGAT GAGAATACAGAAGTTGGTGCTGATAAGTCTGTTTCTTCAGCATACGCTGATGAAGATAAG GACCAAGACGAAGCAGAGAAGGAAGGAAACTCTGCCCTCCAGGAGCACTACCTGCAGGCAGATCtgaagagcagcaggagcagtgaagctgaggaggaggaggaggaggacgaaggGCATAGACAGGCGGTGCATTTGTCTATCA ATCTGTCCAAGGCAGAGACTCAGGCTCTGACTAACTATGGCAGTGGGGAGGatgaggacgaggacgaggaaaTCGAAGAGTTTGAAGCCGGACCCGTGGACGTCCAGACATCCTTGCAGGCGTCTGCTGTTGGACAAGTCGAGCAGGAGCTCAGCGCCACG GCCACAACCAGCAGTGAAATCCAGGAGATAAAA